From Astyanax mexicanus isolate ESR-SI-001 chromosome 16, AstMex3_surface, whole genome shotgun sequence, one genomic window encodes:
- the copb1 gene encoding coatomer subunit beta — protein sequence MTAAENVCYTLINVTNDSEPPSEVSLKADLEKGEIKAKTEALKKVIIMILNGEKLPGLLMTIIRFVLPLQDHTIKKLLLVFWEIVPKTTPDGKLLQEMILVCDAYRKDLQHPNEFIRGSTLRFLCKLKESELLEPLMPAIRACLEHRHSYVRRNAVLAIYTIYRNFENLIPDAPELIHDFLVNEKDASCKRNAFMMLIHADQDRALDYLSTCIDQVHTFGDILQLVIVELIYKVCHANPSERARFIRCIYNLLQSSSPAVKYEAAGTLVTLSSAPTAIKAAAQCYIDLIIKESDNNVKLIVLDRLIELKEHPTHERVLQDLVMDILRVLTTPDLEVRKKTLQLALDLVSSRNVEELVIVLKKEVIKTNNVTEHEDTDKYRQLLVRTLHSCSVRFPDMAANVIPVLMEFLSDTNEAAAADVLEFVREAIQRFDNLRPLIIEKMLEVFHAIKTVKIYRGALWILGEYCSTKDDIQSVMTEVRRSLGEIPIVENEIKKEAGEVKPEEEVSAAPAQKLVTEMGTYVTQSALSSSRPSKKEEDRPPLRGFLMDGDFYVAASLATTLTKVALRYVAIVQDKRKQNSFVAEAMLIMATVLHLGKSSLPKKPITDDDVDRISLCLKVLSECSPLMNDIFNKECRRSLSHMLAVRLEEEKLSQKKESEKRNVTVQADDPISFMQLTAKNEMTSKEDQFQLSLLAAMGNTQRKEAADPLASKLNKVTQLTGFSDPVYAEAYVHVNQYDIVLDVLVVNQTSDTLQNCTLELATLGDLKLVEKPSPLTLAPHDFANIKANVKVASTENGIIFGNIVYDVSGAASDRNCVVLSDIHIDIMDYIQPASCTDAEFRQMWAEFEWENKVTVNTNISDLNEYLLHILGSTNMKCLTPEKALSGICGFMAANLYARSIFGEDALANVSIEKPIHLGPDAPVNGHIRIRAKSQGMALSLGDKINLSQKKTIS from the exons ATGACAGCAGCGGAGAATGTGTGTTATACCCTCATCAATGTAACCAACGACTCAGAACCCCCCTCAGAAGTCAGCCTTAAAGCTGATTTAG aaaaggggGAGATAAAAGCCAAAACAGAGGCTTTGAAGAAGGTCATCATCATGATCCTGAATGGTGAGAAGCTGCCAGGCCTCTTAATGACCATCATCAGATTTGTGCTCCCTCTGCAAGACCACACCATTAAAAAGCTTCTACTGGTCTTCTGGGAGATTGTGCCCAAAACCACACCTGATGGGAAACTGCTGCAGGAGATGATTCTGGTCTGTGATGCCTACAGGAAG GACCTGCAGCATCCCAACGAGTTCATCCGTGGCTCCACCCTGCGCTTCCTGTGTAAGCTGAAGGAGTCTGAGCTGCTGGAGCCGCTGATGCCGGCCATCCGTGCCTGTCTGGAACATCGCCACAGCTACGTCCGCCGCAACGCCGTCCTCgccatctacaccatctacag GAACTTCGAGAATTTGATCCCAGACGCCCCAGAGTTGATTCATGATTTTCTGGTAAATGAAAAAGATGCAAGCTGCAAGAGAAACGCGTTTATGATGCTGATCCACGCTGACCAG GACAGAGCCCTGGATTACCTCAGCACCTGCATCGATCAGGTCCACACTTTCGGAGACATTCTGCAGCTTGTTATTGTGGAGCTAATCTATAAG GTGTGCCATGCAAACCCGTCTGAGAGAGCACGCTTCATCCGGTGCATCTACAACCTGCTGCAGTCCTCCAGCCCAGCGGTGAAGTACGAGGCTGCAGGAACCCTGGTTACCCTTTCCAGTGCTCCCACTGCCATCAAG GCTGCAGCTCAGTGCTACATTGATCTGATTATTAAAGAGAGCGATAACAACGTAAAGCTGATAGTTCTGGACCGGCTGATCGAGCTGAAGGAACACCCCACCCACGAGCGCGTTCTGCAG GATCTGGTGATGGATATCCTGAGAGTTCTGACCACCCCGGATCTGGAGGTCCGTAAGAAGACGCTGCAGCTGGCTCTGGACCTGGTATCGTCCCGTAACGTGGAGGAG TTGGTGATCGTGCTGAAGAAGGAAGTGATCAAGACCAATAACGTGACGGAGCACGAGGACACGGATAAATACAGACAGCTGCTGGTTCGCACTCTGCACTCCTGCAGCGTTCGATTCCCCGACATGGCTGCTAATGTCATTCCTGTG CTGATGGAGTTCCTGAGCGATACgaatgaagcagcagcagctgatgtGTTGGAGTTTGTGCGGGAGGCCATCCAGAGATTTGACAACCTCAGGCCACTCATTATCGAGAAGATGCTGGAGGTCTTCCACGCCATCAAGACCGTGAA AATTTACAGAGGAGCTCTGTGGATTCTGGGAGAATACTGCAGCACCAAAGACGACATTCAGAGCGTGATGACGGAAGTGCGCCGGTCGCTCGGAGAG ATTCCCATAGTGGAGAACGAGATAAAGAAGGAGGCCGGAGAGGTGAAGCCTGAGGAGGAGGTCAGTGCAGCACCAGCCCAGAAACTGGTCACAGAGATGGGTACCTACGTCACTCAGAGCGCCCTCAGCTCCTCCAGACCCTCCAAGAAAGAGGAGGACAG GCCTCCACTGAGGGGCTTCCTCATGGACGGAGATTTCTACGTTGCTGCATCTCTGGCAACCACACTCACTAAAGTAGCCCTGCGCTACGTAGCTATCGTTCAGGATAAAAGGAAGCAAAAC tcGTTTGTGGCAGAGGCTATGCTGATCATGGCCACCGTGCTCCATTTGGGAAAGTCCTCTCTGCCGAAGAAGCCGATCACAGACGACGACGTGGACCGCATCTCGCTGTGTCTGAAGGTGCTGTCCGAGTGTTCGCCTCTGATGAACGACATCTTCAACAAGGAGTGCCGCCGGTCCCTGTCCCACATGCTCGCCGTACGCCTGGAGGAGGAGAAGCTCTCTCAGAAG AAAGAGTCGGAGAAGCGTAACGTGACGGTGCAGGCGGACGACCCCATCTCCTTCATGCAGCTGACGGCTAAGAACGAGATGACCTCTAAAGAGGACCAGTTCCAGCTCAGCCTGCTGGCAGCCATGGGGAACACGCAGAGGAAGGAGGCAGCCGACCCGCTCGCCTCCAAACTCAACAAG GTGACGCAGCTGACGGGTTTCTCAGACCCGGTCTACGCCGAGGCCTACGTCCACGTCAACCAGTACGACATTGTCCTGGATGTGCTGGTAGTCAATCAAACCAGTGACACTCTACAGAACTGCACTTTGGAACTGGCCACACTGG gtgATCTTAAACTGGTGGAGAAGCCGTCTCCTCTCACTCTGGCTCCACACGACTTCGCCAACATCAAAGCCAACGTCAAAGTGGCCTCTACAGAGAACGGCATCATATTTGGGAATATCG TGTATGACGTGTCGGGAGCAGCCAGCGACAGGAACTGCGTGGTCCTCAGTGATATTCACATCGACATCATGGACTACATTCAGCCCGCCTCCTGCACAGACGCCGAGTTCAGACAGATGTGGGCGGAGTTCGAGTGGGAAAACAAG GTTACAGTTAACACCAACATCTCAGACCTGAACGAGTATCTTCTGCACATCCTCGGCTCCACCAACATGAAGTGCTTAACTCCTGAGAAG GCTCTCTCTGGGATCTGTGGTTTCATGGCTGCTAATCTGTACGCTCGCTCTATCTTCGGGGAGGACGCCCTGGCAAACGTCAGCATTGAGAAACCCATCCACCTGGGTCCAGACGCTCCAGTCAACGGCCACATCCGCATCCGGGCAAAGAGCCAG GGTATGGCGTTGAGTTTGGGTGACAAGATCAACCTCTCCCAGAAGAAAACCATCTCCTAA